The following proteins come from a genomic window of Triticum aestivum cultivar Chinese Spring chromosome 6A, IWGSC CS RefSeq v2.1, whole genome shotgun sequence:
- the LOC123131106 gene encoding very-long-chain (3R)-3-hydroxyacyl-CoA dehydratase PASTICCINO 2B encodes MEGNVGPVVRRLYLSVYNWAAFFGWAHVLCHATLALLVRKPEAIYTAIEQPLLVTRTAALMEIVHSLVGFVKSPVSATILQLIGRMFVTWDVLWSFPETRPHILVTSLILAWSIAEVIRYPYYGMKETFGFSHFWLLWLRYNMFLILYPIGMLSEVGLIYVTLPYMKASNKYCLQMPNKWNFSFNYHYAYVLLMGIYFPGFPHLFHYMLVRRKVVLSKAKAA; translated from the exons ATGGAGGGTAATGTCGGACCAGTGGTGCGCCGGCTCTACCTCTCTGTCTATAATTGGGCTGCGTTCTTCGGATG GGCACATGTGTTGTGCCATGCAACATTAGCATTGTTGGTGAGGAAGCCTGAGGCTATCTACACCGCTATCGAGCAGCCGCTACTGGTCACGCGGACTGCCGCTTTAATGGAG ATTGTCCATTCACTTGTAG GGTTTGTGAAGTCTCCTGTCTCCGCAACAATTCTACAACTTATTGGAAGGATGTTTGTTACATGGGATGTCTTGTGGAGCTTTCCCGAG ACACGCCCTCATATTCTTGTTACTTCCTTGATCCTAGCATGGTCCATCGCTGAG GTCATCAGATATCCTTACTATGGTATGAAGGAGACATTTGGATTTTCTCATTTCTGGCTATTATGGCTTAG GTACAACATGTTCCTCATACTCTATCCTATTGGTATGTTAAGTGAAGTTGGCCTCATATACGTCACACTGCCTTACATGAAG GCCTCCAATAAATACTGCCTTCAAATGCCCAATAAATGGAATTTCTCCTTCAACTACCACTATGCATATGTTCTTCTAATGGGTATCTATTTTCCAG GATTTCCACACTTGTTCCATTATATGCTCGTTAGGAGGAAGGTGGTCTTATCAAAGGCAAAAGCCGCATAA